Proteins encoded within one genomic window of Marinobacter halotolerans:
- a CDS encoding LuxR C-terminal-related transcriptional regulator, with product MSQSIIVADDHPLFRAALKQAVSQAVPDAETVEVDSIKALQAAVESHPDADLVLLDLNMPGAHGFSGLVFMRGQYPGLPVVVVSGSEEMQVMRRSIDYGASGFIPKSAPLPTITKAIQAVLEGDVWLPDGVADKLERMQSDTTDFSDKLASLTPQQFRVLGMLAEGLLNKQIAYDLDVSEATIKAHITAVFRKLGVRNRTQAVIAIQQMEIDPSDTSLSG from the coding sequence ATGTCACAATCCATTATCGTCGCTGATGATCATCCCCTGTTTCGGGCAGCCCTGAAGCAGGCAGTCAGTCAGGCGGTACCTGATGCTGAAACAGTGGAAGTGGACAGCATCAAGGCGCTACAGGCAGCGGTTGAGTCGCATCCCGATGCAGACCTGGTGCTTCTCGACCTCAATATGCCGGGCGCCCACGGCTTCTCCGGGCTTGTCTTCATGCGGGGGCAGTACCCGGGGCTGCCGGTTGTGGTGGTTTCAGGTTCAGAGGAAATGCAGGTGATGCGGCGGTCGATTGACTACGGGGCGTCGGGTTTCATTCCGAAATCGGCGCCTCTGCCGACCATCACCAAGGCAATCCAGGCGGTCCTGGAAGGAGATGTCTGGTTGCCCGATGGTGTTGCCGACAAACTGGAACGGATGCAGTCCGACACCACTGACTTCTCCGACAAGCTGGCATCGTTGACGCCCCAGCAGTTCCGGGTGCTTGGCATGTTGGCGGAGGGGCTGCTGAATAAACAGATTGCCTATGATCTGGATGTGTCGGAAGCCACCATCAAGGCTCACATCACGGCGGTTTTCCGCAAGCTGGGCGTACGCAATCGCACCCAGGCGGTGATCGCCATCCAGCAAATGGAAATCGATCCCTCCGATACCTCGCTGTCAGGATAA
- a CDS encoding M48 family metallopeptidase: protein MKSLILALLAVLLLTGCQESPTGRNRLALVPENVLADMAQDSFEQMKQQNPVISEPAINRRVQCITRELIKAAEAQYPGAPLPESWQVAVFDNPAPNAFALPGGQIGVHSGLLRLAENEAQLATVIGHEIAHVMAGHGNERLTQQMGVEAVMMVVGLFAESEIAEDKIQQALGIGAQLGITLPFSRAHEEEADLMGLKIMARAGFDPGQSVKLWQNMAQASGSQPMEFLSTHPNHDSRIESLKNHMSTANQLFGQAQPTNCGA, encoded by the coding sequence TTGAAGTCGCTGATCCTCGCTTTGCTGGCCGTGTTACTCCTGACCGGCTGCCAGGAATCCCCCACCGGCCGGAACAGACTGGCGCTGGTTCCCGAAAACGTTCTGGCCGACATGGCCCAGGACAGCTTTGAGCAGATGAAACAGCAGAACCCCGTCATCTCCGAGCCTGCGATCAACCGCCGGGTCCAGTGCATTACCCGGGAGCTTATAAAAGCCGCGGAAGCCCAATATCCCGGTGCGCCCTTGCCGGAATCCTGGCAGGTGGCGGTTTTCGATAATCCCGCCCCCAACGCCTTCGCTCTGCCGGGCGGTCAGATCGGGGTGCATTCAGGGCTGCTTCGGCTGGCGGAAAACGAAGCCCAGCTGGCGACAGTCATTGGTCACGAGATTGCCCATGTGATGGCCGGTCACGGCAATGAACGCCTGACCCAGCAGATGGGCGTTGAGGCGGTGATGATGGTGGTGGGGCTGTTCGCCGAAAGTGAAATTGCCGAAGACAAGATCCAGCAGGCGTTGGGCATCGGCGCGCAACTGGGGATTACCCTGCCTTTCAGCCGGGCCCATGAAGAAGAAGCTGATCTGATGGGACTGAAAATCATGGCCCGGGCCGGCTTCGACCCGGGTCAGAGTGTAAAGCTATGGCAGAACATGGCTCAGGCTTCCGGCTCGCAGCCGATGGAGTTTCTGTCGACCCATCCCAACCACGACAGCCGGATTGAATCCCTGAAAAACCACATGAGTACTGCCAACCAACTGTTTGGCCAGGCGCAGCCGACGAACTGCGGCGCCTGA
- a CDS encoding fatty acid desaturase family protein — MNAALQPEPTVATFGAPDERAIRDRMRKELPADTFQPQTRRVVWFLPLQLLTWGGLTTILTAGLAWYWNLALAVLVGHTIGCQAFLAHEVLHGALGMSKRWQNFFGWLGFGPFVVPPEFWRKWHNVVHHGNTNMGDADPDSFGTMRRYQADPKQKKFTLLAPGSGTWYSYLFLFYSFTFHAQLVLWLQARKRKQFQGFNRRKAILQSLMCVGGWAILAIVSGPLAVFTVVVPFMVANALGQGYILTNHFLRPQTATNNPLDNSMSLRSRPLLDRLHFRFSHHVEHHFFPKMASNKAPRMRKWLEANYPERYVAIPHGTALKLLYSTPRVYQSATELVDPNRPDRVVDLLPLQQQYKAG; from the coding sequence ATGAACGCTGCTTTACAACCTGAGCCGACGGTGGCGACATTCGGTGCGCCGGACGAGCGTGCCATCAGGGACCGGATGCGAAAGGAATTGCCGGCGGACACCTTTCAGCCGCAGACCCGGCGGGTTGTCTGGTTTCTACCACTTCAGCTTCTTACCTGGGGTGGTCTGACGACCATACTCACGGCGGGCCTGGCCTGGTACTGGAATCTGGCGCTGGCAGTGCTGGTGGGGCATACCATCGGCTGTCAGGCGTTTCTGGCGCACGAGGTGTTGCACGGTGCCCTTGGCATGAGCAAGCGCTGGCAGAATTTCTTTGGCTGGCTGGGGTTTGGTCCTTTTGTTGTGCCGCCGGAGTTCTGGCGCAAGTGGCATAACGTGGTCCATCACGGCAACACCAATATGGGCGACGCCGATCCGGACAGTTTCGGCACTATGCGCCGGTACCAGGCTGACCCGAAACAGAAAAAGTTCACACTTCTGGCGCCGGGTTCAGGCACCTGGTACAGCTACCTTTTCCTGTTCTATTCGTTCACCTTCCACGCTCAACTGGTGCTCTGGCTTCAGGCCAGAAAGCGCAAACAGTTCCAGGGATTCAATCGGCGCAAGGCGATTCTTCAGTCACTGATGTGCGTGGGCGGATGGGCAATACTGGCGATCGTATCGGGGCCGCTGGCGGTCTTTACGGTTGTGGTTCCGTTCATGGTGGCGAACGCGCTGGGGCAGGGCTACATACTGACGAACCATTTCCTGCGGCCACAAACGGCGACCAATAATCCGCTGGATAACTCCATGAGCCTGCGGAGTCGGCCGCTACTGGACCGTCTGCATTTCCGCTTCAGCCATCATGTGGAGCACCATTTCTTTCCGAAAATGGCGTCCAACAAGGCGCCGCGGATGCGGAAATGGTTGGAGGCTAACTACCCGGAACGCTATGTGGCCATTCCCCACGGCACCGCGCTGAAGCTGCTGTATTCAACGCCACGGGTTTACCAGTCGGCCACGGAGCTGGTGGACCCGAACAGGCCTGACCGAGTGGTAGATCTGCTGCCTTTACAGCAGCAGTACAAGGCGGGCTAG
- a CDS encoding D-2-hydroxyacid dehydrogenase yields MTQNTKPVVTVLTAPGEQEPPGMDALKARAEVRFAWDEATLNDTLPGTNVMMVTDFRTEALAAAWPSADKLEWIHATSAGVDALMFPDLIEGNVTVTNARGIFDRTIAEYVLCTILMFAKDFPKSLRLQAEHKWQHRDTERAEGQTVLIVGAGSIGGQIARLCKAAGLKPHGIARTPRHDENFVAVHGNDDLTEQLGLADFVVIAAPLTPQTEGLFDAKAFSAMKKSARLINIGRGPVVKTDDLVKALNNGDIAGAGLDVFEEEPLPADHPLWDMENVIMTAHMSGDFIGWKRALTDQFLDNLDRWHKGQELFNLVDKKLGYASKG; encoded by the coding sequence ATGACTCAAAACACCAAGCCGGTTGTAACCGTTCTGACAGCACCCGGGGAACAGGAGCCACCCGGAATGGATGCGCTCAAGGCACGCGCCGAAGTCCGCTTCGCCTGGGACGAGGCCACGCTGAATGACACACTGCCCGGCACCAACGTGATGATGGTGACGGACTTCCGTACCGAGGCTCTGGCTGCGGCCTGGCCCTCCGCTGACAAACTGGAATGGATTCATGCCACCAGTGCCGGCGTAGACGCACTGATGTTTCCGGATCTCATCGAGGGCAATGTCACCGTTACCAATGCCCGGGGCATCTTCGACCGCACCATCGCGGAGTATGTGTTGTGCACTATTCTGATGTTTGCCAAGGACTTCCCGAAATCACTGCGACTTCAGGCTGAGCACAAATGGCAGCACCGGGACACCGAGCGGGCGGAAGGTCAGACCGTTCTGATAGTGGGAGCCGGCTCCATCGGCGGGCAGATCGCCAGGCTGTGTAAAGCCGCCGGCCTCAAACCCCACGGCATTGCCCGCACGCCCCGACACGACGAAAACTTTGTGGCGGTTCACGGCAACGACGACCTCACCGAGCAGCTTGGACTGGCGGATTTCGTTGTTATTGCTGCGCCGCTGACCCCACAGACCGAAGGCCTGTTTGATGCCAAAGCCTTCAGCGCCATGAAAAAGTCCGCGCGGCTGATCAACATCGGCCGTGGCCCGGTGGTAAAAACCGACGATCTGGTGAAGGCACTGAACAACGGCGACATTGCCGGTGCCGGCCTGGACGTTTTCGAAGAAGAACCCCTGCCCGCCGATCACCCACTCTGGGATATGGAGAACGTGATCATGACGGCCCATATGTCCGGCGATTTCATCGGCTGGAAGCGGGCGTTGACCGACCAGTTCCTGGACAACCTGGACCGCTGGCACAAAGGCCAGGAACTGTTCAATCTGGTGGACAAGAAACTGGGATATGCAAGCAAGGGCTGA
- a CDS encoding pyridoxal phosphate-dependent aminotransferase: protein MAGTVNKETNQATPRKVKYRKTKASWNPAMQAVPVPGIRRMVNLAATMKDVIHLSIGQPDLPTPPHVIDAYVDALKAGQTGYTMDAGLPELLVALRDYYSKRYNRKLTRDNILVTSGATEAMYLAISATSAPGRQFIVTDPSFLLYAPLIRMNGGEVKFVPTRAENNHQLDPDDVIRAMGSRTFALILNNPNNPTGAVYPRSTVETIMEECAYRGIQVYADEVYDHLVFDDDDFASVLSCSMDLDNVMCMSSFSKTYSMAGLRVGWVISSQAAIKSLRRFHMFTTSVANTPSQFAGVAALTGDQQCVTDMNQIYRERRDKTVELIEQTPYMTGYKPGGAFFAFPDLPPHVDGSDVCLRMLKETGVCMVPGDAFGEHCTNAVRISFSTTCEKLEEAFDRVIPWMAKQQF from the coding sequence ATGGCCGGAACCGTCAATAAAGAAACCAATCAGGCGACGCCGCGGAAAGTGAAATACCGCAAGACCAAGGCGAGCTGGAATCCTGCCATGCAGGCGGTCCCGGTTCCCGGTATTCGCCGGATGGTGAACCTGGCGGCGACCATGAAGGATGTCATTCATCTTTCCATCGGTCAGCCGGATTTGCCCACTCCACCCCACGTGATCGACGCCTATGTTGACGCGCTGAAGGCAGGGCAGACCGGTTACACCATGGACGCCGGTTTGCCGGAGTTGCTGGTTGCGTTGCGGGACTACTACAGCAAGCGATACAACCGCAAGCTGACCCGCGACAACATTCTGGTGACCAGTGGTGCAACAGAAGCCATGTACCTGGCCATTTCCGCCACATCTGCACCGGGCCGCCAGTTTATTGTCACCGACCCGTCCTTCCTGCTTTATGCGCCTTTGATCCGGATGAACGGCGGCGAGGTGAAGTTTGTGCCGACCCGTGCGGAGAACAACCACCAGCTGGATCCGGATGATGTCATCCGCGCCATGGGTTCTCGCACCTTTGCGTTGATCCTGAATAACCCCAACAACCCCACCGGGGCGGTTTACCCGCGCAGCACGGTAGAGACCATTATGGAAGAGTGTGCCTATCGGGGCATTCAGGTCTATGCCGATGAAGTGTATGACCACCTGGTATTTGACGACGATGATTTCGCCAGCGTGCTGAGCTGCTCCATGGACCTGGACAACGTCATGTGCATGAGCAGTTTCTCCAAGACTTACAGTATGGCCGGTCTGCGGGTCGGCTGGGTGATCTCCAGCCAGGCGGCGATCAAATCCCTTCGGCGCTTTCACATGTTCACCACGTCTGTGGCCAACACGCCATCCCAGTTCGCCGGCGTGGCGGCACTGACCGGTGACCAGCAGTGTGTCACGGACATGAACCAGATCTACCGCGAGCGTCGGGATAAAACGGTAGAGTTGATCGAGCAGACGCCCTATATGACCGGTTACAAGCCCGGTGGTGCTTTCTTCGCGTTTCCAGACCTGCCACCCCATGTGGATGGTTCGGATGTCTGCCTGCGCATGCTGAAGGAAACCGGAGTCTGTATGGTGCCGGGGGATGCCTTTGGTGAGCACTGCACCAATGCTGTCAGAATCAGTTTCTCCACCACCTGCGAGAAGCTGGAGGAAGCCTTTGACCGCGTCATCCCCTGGATGGCGAAGCAGCAGTTCTAA
- a CDS encoding CPXCG motif-containing cysteine-rich protein — MSALDSVVVQCPYCWEMLDISVDPSVPDQEYVEDCQVCCQPIVVHVVLDEDLVPTVNVWAEND; from the coding sequence ATGTCGGCGCTTGATTCGGTAGTGGTGCAGTGCCCTTATTGCTGGGAAATGCTGGATATCAGTGTGGACCCATCAGTGCCGGATCAGGAATACGTCGAAGACTGCCAGGTCTGCTGCCAGCCCATCGTGGTTCACGTGGTGCTGGATGAAGACCTGGTTCCTACCGTAAACGTCTGGGCCGAAAATGACTGA
- a CDS encoding DUF1439 domain-containing protein — protein sequence MTEQFRKWRLLFASVFIAAVASGCASFSPYSVSEGTIEGYLQDAVAEFDRQQLENGSPLGLSLSNADITLGPDGRDVAVIDLTGQVSLNALMMKLPVDIYLKVEGAPVYDSEEKAIYLRRLQLLDSRIESTFFKGDLKPVTDNVMRVVAQMLETMPVYRLDEGNATQRMFGMVPLDIRVAPGRIEFIMAE from the coding sequence ATGACTGAACAATTCCGTAAATGGCGCCTGCTTTTCGCATCAGTGTTCATCGCTGCTGTGGCAAGCGGCTGCGCCAGCTTCTCCCCCTACTCGGTATCAGAGGGAACCATTGAAGGTTATTTGCAGGACGCCGTCGCCGAGTTTGATCGGCAGCAGTTGGAGAATGGTTCGCCGCTGGGACTGTCCCTGAGCAATGCAGATATAACGTTGGGACCGGACGGGCGGGATGTTGCAGTGATTGATCTGACCGGGCAGGTATCGCTCAACGCCCTTATGATGAAGCTGCCGGTGGACATCTACCTCAAGGTTGAGGGCGCGCCGGTCTATGACAGCGAGGAAAAGGCCATCTATCTTCGTCGGCTGCAATTGCTGGACAGCCGCATTGAGTCGACCTTTTTCAAGGGCGATCTCAAGCCGGTGACGGATAACGTGATGCGAGTGGTTGCCCAGATGCTGGAAACCATGCCGGTGTACCGGCTGGATGAAGGCAACGCGACCCAGCGCATGTTCGGCATGGTGCCACTGGATATCCGGGTGGCACCGGGTCGCATTGAGTTCATAATGGCCGAGTAG
- a CDS encoding isocitrate/isopropylmalate dehydrogenase family protein: MAKNFRIAVTPGDGIGPEVVAEAVRCLELLTSRHKLPLQWTNLPWPSHAWHEKHGESMPEGALDQLRAYDAILLGALGDPGPVSNPNRYLLPDSISLAPLLDMRKGFDQWVCERPARLLPGARQYLADERAKDIDMLVIRENSEGEYVGQGGRLRKGKPDEVATQMEVFTRKATDRIIRYGFEQARRRAKERAEAGTPRQFKTLDGKTCESQVCVITKRNALRYWGDMYSEAFEEMAKEYPDVATHHELVDAACMKFVQAPWTFDVVVASNLQGDILTDLAAVLSGGMGVAPSCNLNPDDPDMPSMFEPTHGSAPDIAGEGLADPTAMLFTTARMLDWLGRQDPTIKAAGEALFDAVAADLAENSGKRRGTREIGDAICERLNGAG, encoded by the coding sequence ATGGCAAAGAATTTCCGCATTGCGGTCACACCCGGGGACGGCATCGGCCCTGAAGTTGTCGCAGAGGCGGTACGCTGCCTGGAACTGCTCACATCCCGACACAAGCTGCCGCTGCAGTGGACAAACCTGCCCTGGCCTTCCCACGCTTGGCATGAAAAGCACGGCGAGTCCATGCCGGAAGGCGCGCTGGACCAGCTCAGGGCCTATGACGCCATCCTGCTGGGCGCACTGGGCGACCCCGGCCCGGTTTCCAACCCGAACCGTTACTTGCTACCAGACAGCATTTCCCTGGCGCCGCTGCTGGACATGCGCAAAGGGTTCGACCAGTGGGTGTGCGAGCGCCCGGCGCGCCTTCTGCCAGGTGCGAGGCAATACCTGGCGGACGAGCGGGCAAAAGATATCGATATGCTGGTTATCCGTGAAAACAGCGAGGGTGAATATGTCGGCCAGGGTGGGCGCCTGCGCAAGGGCAAGCCGGACGAAGTGGCCACTCAAATGGAAGTCTTCACCCGCAAAGCCACTGACCGGATTATCCGTTACGGCTTCGAGCAGGCCAGAAGACGCGCCAAAGAGCGCGCAGAGGCGGGCACCCCTCGCCAGTTCAAAACCCTGGACGGCAAAACCTGTGAAAGCCAGGTGTGCGTGATCACCAAACGCAACGCTCTGCGTTACTGGGGTGATATGTACTCCGAAGCCTTCGAGGAAATGGCAAAAGAGTACCCGGACGTGGCCACCCACCATGAACTGGTGGACGCTGCCTGCATGAAATTCGTGCAGGCGCCCTGGACCTTTGACGTGGTGGTGGCCAGCAACCTGCAGGGCGATATTCTGACAGATCTGGCGGCAGTGCTATCCGGTGGTATGGGTGTGGCGCCATCATGCAACCTGAACCCGGACGACCCAGATATGCCCTCCATGTTCGAGCCCACCCACGGCAGTGCTCCGGACATCGCCGGCGAAGGCCTGGCAGACCCCACTGCCATGTTGTTCACCACCGCCCGCATGCTGGACTGGCTTGGCCGCCAGGACCCCACAATAAAGGCCGCAGGGGAGGCTCTGTTTGATGCGGTGGCCGCGGATCTGGCGGAGAACTCGGGGAAGCGTCGTGGAACCCGTGAGATCGGCGATGCAATCTGCGAAAGACTGAACGGGGCCGGGTAA
- a CDS encoding EAL domain-containing protein, with protein MSETNAVFPEKLFDESNCDQCACGEGLDFSFTFAFQPIVDADNKSVYAYEALVRGPEGESAWSVLSQVNSKNRYSFDQICRVKAVKLAARLDMQAMLSINFMPNAVYNPEYCIRTTLAAAQAAKFDTRKIIFELIETEDLDSLDHLVNIIKSYQQMGFKTALDDFGTGYSRYNILIASPPDILKLDMGLIRDIHRVPNKQAVVAGIMTMMSQLGGKVLAEGVETEEEYFWLRSQGISLFQGYLFAKPGFQMLPEPYFPD; from the coding sequence GTGTCAGAAACAAATGCTGTATTCCCGGAAAAGCTGTTTGACGAATCAAACTGTGATCAGTGCGCTTGTGGTGAAGGGCTGGATTTTTCTTTCACTTTCGCATTCCAGCCCATCGTAGATGCCGACAACAAATCCGTCTATGCCTACGAAGCTCTGGTTCGCGGGCCGGAAGGGGAAAGCGCCTGGAGTGTACTTTCCCAGGTCAACTCAAAGAACCGATATTCCTTTGACCAGATCTGTCGGGTGAAGGCGGTAAAACTTGCAGCCCGCCTTGATATGCAGGCCATGCTCAGCATCAACTTCATGCCCAACGCGGTCTACAACCCGGAGTACTGCATCCGCACGACTCTGGCCGCAGCGCAGGCGGCAAAGTTTGATACCCGCAAAATCATCTTTGAGCTAATCGAGACAGAAGACCTGGATTCACTGGATCATCTGGTCAACATCATCAAGTCCTATCAGCAGATGGGCTTCAAAACGGCGCTTGACGATTTTGGAACCGGCTATTCTCGCTACAACATCCTGATTGCCAGCCCGCCGGATATTCTCAAACTGGACATGGGCCTGATCCGGGATATTCACCGGGTGCCAAACAAGCAGGCGGTGGTTGCCGGCATTATGACCATGATGAGCCAGTTGGGTGGTAAAGTACTGGCTGAGGGAGTGGAAACGGAAGAAGAGTATTTCTGGCTGCGGTCTCAGGGGATTTCCCTGTTTCAGGGCTATCTGTTTGCCAAGCCCGGTTTCCAGATGCTTCCAGAGCCCTATTTCCCGGATTGA
- a CDS encoding LysR family transcriptional regulator — MALNRLDLNLLHVFDTIYREGSLTRAAKALHLTQPAVSHSLSRLREHFDDPLFSRQGNQMVPTPLARRFLESMRPGLTQIQSAVNQFHAFDPASQRKTYSLALRDVLESTFLPQLISRLEGYPELEISSQRIPRRDMETQLAAGKLDFAVDVLLPVSNQTAHERLRKDRLVVLARADHWLAKESMTMDRYLEAKHVLVSSRSEGPGIEDFELSRFGVQRQIRLRCQHYYAACRVVENSDLLLTMPETYARIIAERADIAILTPPADLPAIDVHLYWHKAYEREPALIWFRELLREIA, encoded by the coding sequence ATGGCCCTCAACCGGCTGGATCTGAACCTGCTGCACGTTTTTGACACTATCTATCGAGAAGGCAGCCTTACCCGTGCAGCGAAAGCTCTGCATCTGACCCAGCCTGCGGTCAGCCATTCCCTGTCGCGGCTGCGGGAACATTTTGATGACCCGCTGTTCAGTCGCCAGGGGAATCAGATGGTGCCCACTCCCCTGGCCCGGCGATTCCTGGAATCCATGCGGCCGGGGCTGACCCAGATCCAGAGCGCGGTGAATCAGTTTCACGCATTCGACCCCGCCAGTCAGCGCAAGACCTATTCCCTGGCACTAAGGGATGTTCTGGAGTCCACTTTTCTACCTCAACTGATCAGCCGCCTGGAAGGTTACCCTGAGCTTGAGATCAGCAGCCAGCGCATCCCCAGAAGAGATATGGAAACCCAGCTTGCAGCAGGCAAGCTGGATTTTGCCGTGGACGTGCTGTTACCGGTGAGCAATCAGACCGCGCACGAGCGGCTGCGGAAAGATAGACTGGTTGTGCTGGCCCGGGCAGATCACTGGCTGGCGAAGGAATCCATGACCATGGATCGCTATCTGGAAGCAAAACATGTGCTGGTGTCTTCTCGCAGCGAAGGACCGGGTATTGAGGATTTCGAGCTGTCGAGATTCGGGGTGCAACGGCAGATACGACTGCGGTGCCAGCACTACTACGCCGCCTGCCGTGTGGTGGAAAATTCGGACCTGCTGCTGACCATGCCCGAGACCTACGCCAGGATTATTGCCGAGCGGGCCGACATTGCCATTCTCACGCCGCCGGCGGACCTGCCCGCCATTGATGTGCATCTTTACTGGCACAAGGCCTACGAGCGGGAGCCGGCGCTGATCTGGTTCCGGGAACTGTTGCGGGAGATTGCCTGA
- a CDS encoding acyl-CoA dehydrogenase family protein produces the protein MDFTISEKGQDYLKRVKAFMEKEIFPIEEEYHRELMAQENRWVVLPVIKELKAKAKAEGLWNMFFPDEKNGCGLLNSDYALIAEETGRSFIAPEIFNCNAPDTGNMEVLIHYGSEEQKAEWLPKLQSGEVRSAFCMTEPAVASSDATNMEATAVVEGDEVVLNGRKWWSTGVGHPDCKVAIFMGLTDPDAHKHRRHSMVLVPLDTPGVKVERMLPVFGAYDEPYGHGVVAFDNVRLPKSAFIAGPGRGFEIAQGRLGPGRVHHCMRAIGAAERTLELLIKRATSREAFGRPIAKLGGNPDIIANARMNIEQARLLTLKCAWALDTKGISGALQEVSMIKAVIPKMLQQIVDDAIQIHGGAGVSDDDFPLTQLFAYARVLRLADGPDEVHRAMVARLELAKYRS, from the coding sequence ATGGACTTTACCATTTCCGAGAAAGGCCAGGACTACCTGAAGCGTGTGAAAGCCTTTATGGAGAAAGAGATTTTCCCCATTGAGGAGGAATACCATCGTGAGCTGATGGCCCAGGAAAATCGCTGGGTGGTGCTGCCTGTTATCAAAGAGCTGAAAGCCAAGGCGAAAGCTGAAGGCCTCTGGAACATGTTCTTCCCGGATGAGAAGAATGGCTGCGGCTTGCTGAACTCCGATTACGCCCTGATTGCCGAAGAAACCGGCCGAAGCTTCATCGCTCCGGAAATCTTCAACTGCAACGCGCCAGACACCGGCAATATGGAAGTGCTTATCCATTACGGCTCGGAAGAGCAAAAGGCCGAGTGGCTGCCGAAACTGCAAAGCGGTGAGGTACGCTCCGCCTTTTGCATGACCGAGCCTGCGGTGGCCTCTTCCGACGCCACTAACATGGAAGCAACTGCAGTTGTGGAAGGAGACGAGGTAGTCCTGAATGGTCGTAAGTGGTGGAGTACAGGCGTCGGCCATCCGGACTGCAAGGTCGCCATCTTTATGGGCCTGACCGACCCGGATGCCCATAAGCATCGGCGCCATTCCATGGTACTTGTGCCCCTGGACACCCCGGGCGTCAAGGTTGAGCGCATGCTGCCGGTGTTCGGCGCGTATGACGAGCCCTACGGCCACGGCGTAGTTGCCTTCGACAACGTTCGCCTGCCGAAGAGCGCCTTTATCGCAGGCCCCGGCCGCGGCTTCGAAATCGCCCAGGGCCGCCTCGGCCCGGGCCGCGTTCACCATTGCATGCGTGCCATCGGCGCCGCCGAACGCACGCTGGAGCTGCTGATCAAACGCGCTACCAGCCGAGAGGCCTTTGGCCGCCCGATTGCCAAGCTTGGTGGCAACCCGGACATCATCGCCAATGCCCGAATGAATATTGAACAGGCGCGCCTGCTGACGCTGAAATGCGCCTGGGCGCTGGACACCAAGGGTATTTCCGGTGCCCTGCAGGAAGTTTCTATGATCAAGGCGGTGATTCCGAAGATGCTTCAGCAGATCGTGGATGATGCCATTCAGATTCACGGTGGTGCAGGTGTCAGCGACGACGACTTCCCGCTGACCCAACTGTTTGCCTATGCTCGGGTTCTACGGCTGGCCGATGGCCCGGACGAGGTTCACCGGGCTATGGTTGCTCGCCTTGAGCTGGCTAAGTATCGGAGCTGA
- a CDS encoding SDR family oxidoreductase, giving the protein MTQRVFITGGASGLGRAIALRYAKEGAKVCIGDINPDQGALVEQELNKAGGEGYYVDCDVRRLTDLEKICEDLTNKWGGIDVVVNNAGVASAGSIEDTTMADWEWIMDINVLGVVRGCKAFTPQFKKQGAGAFVNVASMAGLMLAPLMNSYNVSKAGVIALSETLSQELRHSGIHVSCVCPAFFQTNLTSTMRTDIPGVQQNINKLMKRSGVTAEDVADDVFRAVANGDFWVLPHVKERRMWLLKRHVPKAFDWLMQKESERWMKKMGGAA; this is encoded by the coding sequence ATGACACAGCGAGTATTTATCACCGGCGGGGCTAGCGGCCTGGGCCGGGCAATTGCATTGCGTTATGCGAAAGAGGGCGCAAAAGTCTGTATCGGGGATATCAACCCGGACCAGGGTGCTCTGGTTGAGCAGGAGCTGAACAAGGCTGGTGGTGAAGGCTACTATGTTGATTGCGATGTGCGCCGACTGACGGATCTGGAGAAGATCTGTGAAGACCTGACCAATAAATGGGGTGGCATTGATGTGGTGGTGAACAACGCTGGTGTCGCCTCGGCGGGTTCCATCGAAGACACCACCATGGCCGATTGGGAATGGATCATGGACATCAATGTGCTGGGGGTCGTTCGGGGTTGCAAAGCCTTCACGCCGCAGTTCAAGAAGCAGGGCGCTGGTGCATTTGTGAACGTTGCCTCCATGGCGGGGCTGATGCTGGCGCCGCTGATGAACAGCTACAACGTATCCAAAGCCGGTGTTATCGCGCTGTCGGAAACACTGAGTCAGGAACTTCGCCACAGTGGTATTCACGTCAGCTGCGTTTGCCCTGCGTTTTTCCAGACCAACCTAACCAGCACCATGCGCACTGACATTCCCGGTGTTCAGCAGAATATCAATAAACTGATGAAGCGTTCTGGCGTCACCGCCGAGGACGTCGCTGACGATGTTTTCCGGGCCGTTGCAAACGGTGACTTCTGGGTTTTACCGCACGTCAAAGAGCGCCGTATGTGGTTGCTCAAACGCCACGTACCCAAGGCGTTTGACTGGCTGATGCAAAAGGAGAGCGAGCGCTGGATGAAAAAGATGGGCGGTGCTGCTTAA